One genomic window of Quercus robur chromosome 6, dhQueRobu3.1, whole genome shotgun sequence includes the following:
- the LOC126690190 gene encoding uncharacterized protein LOC126690190, which yields MSVGRFPTEPGEKESKRARGRVPLIGFTEEDKEGTIQPHDDALVVTLRIGGYDVRRVLVDQGSAVEVMYPDLYKGLNLKQEDLSPYNTPLLSFEGKIVIPKGMIRLPVQTDIEIVEVDFIVVDAYSPYTAIVARPWLHTLGAVSSTLHQKVKYPSEGRIKEIVGDQGMARHCMVSAIARRLSDAPSTSTGNTL from the coding sequence atgtcagtagGTAGGTTCCCGACAGAGCCAGGCGAAAAGGAATCCAAGAGGGCTAGAGGGAGAGTGCCATTAATTGGATTCACGGAAGAGGACAaggagggaactattcagccccATGACGACGCCCTAGTCGTGACACTtagaataggaggttatgacgtgaggagggtgttagttgatcagggcAGCGCCGTGGAGGTGATGTACCCGGACCTATATAAAGGGCTGAATTTAAAGCAAGAGGACCTGTCGCCATACAACACTCCTCTGCTTAGCTTTGAgggaaaaatcgtcatccctAAGGGCATGATCAGattgcctgtgcaaacagacatAGAAATAGTGGAAGTAGACTTCATTGTGGTGGACGCATACTCACCCTACACGGCTATTGTggcacggccatggcttcacacgctaggggctgtgtcgtctACCCTGCACCAGAAGGTGAAGTATCCCTCAGAGGGCCGGATCAAAGAGATAGTGGGGGATCAAGGAATGGCCAGGCATTGCATGGTATCGGCCATTGCTCGACGATTAAGCGACGCGCCTTCCACTTCAACCGGGAAtaccttatag
- the LOC126690191 gene encoding uncharacterized protein LOC126690191 — protein sequence MESSTNPDPTALALQIQLLSATMEELTRQNQEMKQRLLQESNRADKGDDEDSNRRRTSTPEEASSDLLREMRKEMNKLRNAIKGKTDQSLERIVRKTDSPFTIAVQECPVPSKFRLPQLEPFDGLKDPLDHLNTFRTTLGLQQPPDEILCRSFPTTLKGAARKWFNKLPTSSIDNFEQLSNSFVRHFVGGQRPKRTADHLPTIRQGEKEPLRSYVTRFTRGMLEIDETYDKVHLTTFKAGLKSKDFVASLAKNPPRTMAEALLKAQKYMNAEEALAAIDGADKSKEKKKEKEDDRRGLKRDRADRRNDDGNRRREDKNPRPSKFTPLVIPVDQILIEIRDEPSLKWPKPLHSAPGLRDKRKYCHFHKDHMHYTEDCRDLKEQIEELIRNGKLQQYVKRGDFGRYGQKSQPVNTRRDEDRPQPRPQSALGEIKTIAGGPTTRGSFKSLRKSYQR from the coding sequence ATGGAATCCAGTACAAACCCAGATCCTACTGCGTTGGCCCTACAAATCCAATTGCTATCAGCAACCATGGAAGAACTTACAAGACAGAACCAAGAGATGAAGCAACGACTGCTGCAGGAAAGTAATCGTGCAGACAAGGGAGACGACGAAGACAGCAACAGAAGGCGAACCAGCACTCCGGAGGAAGCAAGCTCGGATCTTTTAAGAGAGATGAGGAAAGAGATGAACAAACTAAGAAATGCCATCAAAGGAAAGACGGACCAAAGCTTGGAGAGAATCGTCCGGAAGACGGATTCACCCTTTACCATAGCCGTCCAGGAGTGCCCTGTACCCTCCAAGTTTCGTCTACCCCAGCTGGAACCTTTTGACGGGCTGAAAGACCCCTTGGATCACCTGAACACCTTCAGGACGACCCTAGGTCTCCAACAGCCGCCTGACGAGATCTTGTGTCGCTCATTCCCTACGACACTCAAAGGAGCAGCCAGGAAATGGTTCAACAAGCTGCCTACATCATCCATTGACAATTTCGAGCAGTTGAGCAATTCCTTTGTCCGTCATTTCGTAGGCGGGCAACGACCAAAGAGAACTGCCGACCACCTGCCTACCATCAGACAAGGAGAGAAGGAACCACTGAGGTCTTACGTGACACGTTTTACCCGAGGAATGCTGGAAATAGACGAGACATATGACAAGGTACATCTCACGACCTTCAAAGCAGGATTGAAGTCCAAGGATTTTGTGGCATCCTTGGCAAAGAACCCCCCTAGGACGATGGCCGAGGCACTGTTGAAAGCTCAGAAGTATATGAACGCGGAAGAAGCCCTGGCAGCTATTGACGGAGCAGATAAGAgtaaggaaaagaagaaagaaaaggaggacGATCGAAGAGGGCTAAAACGAGATCGGGCTGACAGACGGAATGACGATGGAAATCGAAGGAGGGAGGACAAAAACCCTCGTCCATCAAAATTCACCCCACTGGTGATACCAGTCGATCAAATTCTAATAGAAATAAGGGACGAACCGTCCCTAAAGTGGCCAAAACCACTACATTCAGCACCTGGATTGCGCGATAAGAGGAAATACTGCCATTTCCACAAAGATCACATGCATTATACAGAGGACTGCAGGGACCTAAAAGAACAGATTGAGGAGCTCATCCGTAATGGGAAGCTACAACAGTATGTAAAAAGGGGGGATTTCGGCAGGTACGGACAGAAAAGCCAGCCAGTTAATACACGGAGAGACGAAGATCGCCCCCAACCTCGTCCACAAAGCGCACTAGGGGAAATAAAGACCATTGCTGGGGGACCAACCACCAGGGGATCATTCAAGTCTCTCAGGAAATCATACCAAAGATAG